From Methanobacterium alcaliphilum, a single genomic window includes:
- a CDS encoding PQQ-dependent sugar dehydrogenase — MNKKLVLFLIIIIAVAAAVLYLIWPQPVNEEGFQSQVVVTGLNSPWAIDFLPNGTMIFTERGGEVSVWEGNSVHSVGNISVKAEGESGLLGIAVDPEFDKNNYIYLYYTAQNSNRISRFVLNQKLENETILLDDIPSSVVHDGGRLKFGPDGKLYATTGDASQKPLSQDINSLAGKILRLNKDGSVPADNPFNNYVWSYGHRNPQGITWNSENGIMYAAEHGQTRNDEVNIIIKGGNYGWPLEQGDNATGKYVNPLIYYDDFTLAPSGIAYLNGDLYVTGLRGNQLRRLALSSDGRSVTDQNALFTNLGRIRDVVSHDGYLFICTSNLDGRGVPKVDDDKIIRIKINI; from the coding sequence GTGAATAAAAAATTGGTCTTATTTTTAATTATAATAATTGCTGTTGCTGCAGCAGTTTTGTATTTAATTTGGCCGCAGCCAGTTAATGAAGAGGGATTCCAATCCCAAGTAGTTGTAACAGGACTTAATTCTCCATGGGCTATTGATTTTTTACCCAACGGAACCATGATTTTCACAGAACGCGGCGGCGAGGTTAGTGTGTGGGAGGGGAACTCCGTTCACTCAGTTGGGAATATATCTGTAAAAGCAGAGGGTGAATCCGGTCTTTTGGGGATAGCTGTTGATCCGGAATTTGATAAAAATAATTACATTTATCTTTATTATACTGCACAAAATTCCAACAGAATATCCCGCTTTGTTTTAAATCAAAAACTGGAAAATGAGACTATTTTACTGGATGATATTCCCAGTTCCGTGGTTCATGACGGTGGACGTTTAAAATTCGGCCCAGATGGTAAATTATATGCCACTACGGGGGATGCCAGTCAAAAACCTTTATCTCAAGATATAAATTCCCTTGCTGGGAAAATACTGCGCTTAAATAAAGATGGATCTGTACCTGCGGATAATCCATTTAATAATTATGTATGGTCATATGGACACCGTAACCCTCAGGGCATAACATGGAATAGTGAAAACGGTATAATGTATGCAGCAGAACACGGTCAAACCCGTAATGATGAAGTGAACATAATTATAAAAGGAGGAAACTATGGCTGGCCATTAGAACAAGGTGACAACGCCACAGGAAAATATGTAAATCCTCTAATTTACTATGATGATTTCACATTAGCCCCATCGGGGATTGCCTATTTAAATGGGGATTTATACGTGACCGGTCTACGAGGCAATCAATTAAGACGACTAGCATTATCCTCTGATGGACGGAGTGTCACCGATCAAAATGCACTATTTACTAATCTTGGCAGGATAAGGGATGTGGTGTCCCATGATGGTTATCTATTTATTTGCACCTCTAACCTGGATGGAAGAGGGGTTCCTAAAGTAGATGATGATAAAATCATCAGGATTAAGATCAATATCTGA
- the upp gene encoding uracil phosphoribosyltransferase: MLKIIDHLLVQEELTKIRKKGIASAKFRRGIIEIGRLLAYEFVNTLEKEDTEVETPLGMADGIKIKSRKEIVIITILRASLPLTNGILKVFPEAQYGVVGAWRKDNPPFDVCMDYLKIPDLTDKIVIVADPMLATGNTMELILKKLQNFGNPKRMVLFTVISSKVGIEKIMETHNELEIYTCSVEKELNNEGYIVPGLGDAGDIAFGKPFK, from the coding sequence ATGCTAAAAATTATTGACCATTTACTTGTCCAGGAAGAATTAACAAAAATCAGGAAAAAAGGAATCGCTTCTGCTAAATTTAGAAGGGGGATTATTGAGATTGGTAGACTCCTGGCCTATGAATTTGTTAATACTCTTGAAAAAGAGGATACTGAAGTTGAAACTCCACTGGGTATGGCTGATGGTATAAAAATCAAATCTAGAAAAGAGATTGTAATTATAACCATATTAAGAGCATCGCTACCATTAACCAATGGGATATTAAAGGTTTTTCCAGAAGCCCAATATGGTGTTGTGGGTGCCTGGAGAAAAGATAATCCTCCTTTTGATGTGTGCATGGATTACCTTAAGATACCGGATTTAACAGATAAAATTGTGATTGTGGCAGATCCCATGCTGGCCACCGGAAATACCATGGAATTGATTCTTAAAAAACTTCAAAATTTTGGTAATCCTAAAAGGATGGTTCTTTTTACAGTGATTAGTTCAAAAGTGGGAATAGAAAAAATAATGGAAACACATAATGAGCTGGAAATTTATACTTGCTCTGTGGAAAAAGAATTAAATAATGAGGGGTATATTGTCCCGGGACTGGGAGATGCAGGCGATATTGCTTTTGGAAAACCATTTAAATGA
- a CDS encoding fumarate hydratase C-terminal domain-containing protein — translation MKKVNTPVDEKTIQELQVGDQILLNGPMLTGRDAALPQLVNSLKKGKKLLNLKGSAIMHTAVSGAGIAPTTSNKEEIEGSMGYLAKAGVLIHIGKGNLSEDTVKSLNEAGAIFVVTPPVAALLTSKVKSKKIAAFEKEGMEAMFELEVEDIPGIVAIAHGESIY, via the coding sequence ATGAAAAAGGTTAACACTCCTGTTGATGAAAAAACTATTCAAGAACTCCAAGTAGGAGACCAGATACTTTTGAACGGCCCTATGCTAACTGGAAGAGACGCTGCACTACCTCAGCTGGTGAATTCCCTAAAAAAAGGCAAGAAATTACTTAATTTAAAGGGTTCTGCTATCATGCACACTGCAGTAAGTGGTGCAGGTATTGCCCCAACCACCAGTAACAAGGAAGAAATAGAGGGAAGTATGGGATATCTTGCAAAAGCAGGAGTTCTAATCCACATTGGAAAAGGAAACTTAAGTGAAGATACAGTTAAATCTTTAAATGAAGCAGGAGCCATATTTGTTGTGACGCCGCCGGTTGCTGCACTTTTAACTAGCAAAGTGAAATCTAAAAAAATAGCGGCCTTTGAAAAAGAAGGAATGGAGGCCATGTTTGAACTGGAAGTTGAAGACATCCCTGGAATTGTGGCCATTGCCCATGGAGAGTCTATTTATTAA
- the mfnA gene encoding tyrosine decarboxylase MfnA: MERKGLEKRQIFEKLDEFQKNDLEYSSGRILGSMCTCAHPVAKEAYCKFLESNLGDPGLFEGTKTLEDAVITMLGELLGKKDIHGHVITGGTEANLMAMRAAKNYARQEKSIIHGEIIAPKSAHFSFKKAEDILGLKLKEAELDENYCIDLNSVKSLITDKTVAIVGVAGTTELGKIDPIKELSEICLEENIYLHVDAAFGGFLIPFLQDIGFKINDFGFNLPGVSSITIDPHKMGLAPIPTGCILFRDEKFLDVMSIETPYLTEKQQSTIVGTRTGASAAATWAIMKYMGWEGYTKLAKNAMEITNLLARGLVQNGFDLVSEPELNIVAFNLSGLTAKELAKYLDDKGWAVSVSSCPPAIRIVLMPHIRREHIEELLEDLKEIKETLI; the protein is encoded by the coding sequence ATGGAAAGAAAAGGATTAGAAAAACGCCAAATATTTGAAAAACTTGATGAATTTCAGAAAAATGACCTTGAATATAGTTCTGGAAGGATATTAGGTTCTATGTGTACTTGCGCGCATCCTGTAGCAAAAGAAGCATACTGTAAATTTTTAGAATCTAATCTTGGAGATCCTGGACTATTTGAAGGTACTAAAACTCTGGAAGATGCAGTAATAACCATGCTGGGAGAACTTTTAGGCAAAAAAGACATCCATGGGCATGTGATTACTGGTGGAACCGAAGCGAACTTAATGGCCATGCGGGCAGCTAAAAACTATGCTCGCCAAGAAAAATCCATAATTCACGGGGAAATAATCGCCCCAAAATCAGCCCATTTTTCATTTAAAAAAGCAGAAGATATTTTAGGATTAAAACTAAAAGAAGCGGAACTGGATGAAAACTATTGCATAGATTTAAATTCAGTTAAATCTTTAATTACAGATAAGACCGTGGCCATTGTGGGTGTAGCTGGAACCACAGAGCTAGGTAAAATAGATCCTATTAAAGAATTATCTGAAATCTGTCTGGAAGAAAATATCTATTTGCATGTTGATGCAGCATTTGGAGGATTCTTGATCCCATTTTTACAGGATATAGGTTTTAAAATCAACGATTTTGGTTTTAATTTACCTGGAGTTTCTTCAATTACGATAGATCCCCATAAAATGGGATTGGCCCCCATACCTACGGGATGCATCTTATTTAGGGATGAAAAGTTCCTGGATGTTATGAGCATTGAAACACCGTACCTCACTGAAAAACAGCAGTCCACTATTGTAGGGACCCGGACTGGTGCATCAGCTGCTGCCACCTGGGCTATAATGAAATACATGGGGTGGGAAGGATACACTAAACTTGCCAAAAATGCAATGGAAATCACCAACCTCCTGGCTCGGGGATTAGTTCAAAATGGCTTTGATTTAGTTAGTGAACCTGAGTTGAATATAGTTGCATTTAACTTGTCGGGGTTGACAGCAAAAGAACTGGCTAAATATCTTGATGATAAAGGATGGGCAGTATCTGTTTCGTCATGTCCTCCAGCCATAAGGATTGTGCTAATGCCTCACATCCGCCGGGAACATATCGAGGAACTTTTAGAAGACCTGAAAGAAATTAAAGAAACCTTAATTTAA
- the ppsA gene encoding phosphoenolpyruvate synthase — translation MKYVAFFEELNKEDVDIAGGKGANLGELTQAEIPVPPGFVVTSETYDRFMKDTGIYGDVMALLESLDVNDNKKLQKASKDIKEVIISTEIPEDIKTFIIEAYNALCQRINKEDAFVAIRSSATAEDLPEASFAGQQDTFLNIKGAEDVLEYVQKCWASLFEARAIFYREENDFDHSKVYIAVVVQEMVDAEKAGVMFTVHPSTGEEKILIEGSWGLGEAVVSGSVTPDTYWVDKATGEILDMTISEKNVMFVKDPEQGKTIKTEVPEDLKNKRVLSGDELKSLIKLGKRIQNHYDFPQDTEWAIVNNEVFMLQSRPVTTLGNNNGGSEVAEEGERKVITKGLGASPGMASGAVKIVNEIDELDKIKEGDVLVTIMTTPDMVPAMKRASGIITDEGGVTCHAAIVSRELGIPCVVGTSDASRILDENQIVTLDGNKGMVYEGKLAIEDKKAEAVENVASQAPILTVTEVKVNVSMSEAAQKAAATGADGVGLLRTEHMMLTSGVHPKKFITDNREDELVKILVENILKVVDAFYPRPVWYRTLDAPTDEFKTLDGGHDEPYEHNPMLGWRGIRRELDEPEILKAEYKAIKKLHDQGYTNVGIMIPLVQHPDELKKAKQIAEEVGLRPQKDIEFGIMVETPAAALIIEDFIDVGIDFVSFGTNDLTQYTLAIDRNNEHVAGMYTEGHPAVLKLIERVILKCNEAGVKTSICGQAGSIPKIVEKLVELGISSVSANTDAVAEVRKTVARGEQKLLLRAARKLVNE, via the coding sequence ATGAAATACGTGGCGTTTTTTGAGGAACTAAACAAAGAAGATGTGGACATTGCTGGTGGAAAGGGAGCAAATCTTGGAGAATTAACTCAAGCGGAGATACCTGTTCCTCCGGGATTTGTAGTTACATCGGAAACTTACGATAGATTTATGAAAGATACAGGGATTTATGGTGACGTAATGGCGTTACTGGAATCTCTGGATGTTAATGACAATAAAAAACTCCAAAAAGCGTCTAAAGATATAAAAGAAGTTATCATCTCTACAGAAATACCTGAAGATATTAAAACTTTTATAATTGAAGCTTACAACGCTCTTTGTCAAAGGATCAACAAAGAAGATGCTTTTGTAGCAATACGTTCCTCTGCTACAGCAGAAGACTTACCTGAAGCATCATTCGCTGGCCAACAGGATACTTTTCTTAATATAAAAGGTGCCGAAGATGTTTTAGAATATGTTCAGAAATGTTGGGCATCTCTTTTCGAAGCAAGGGCTATTTTTTATAGGGAAGAAAACGATTTTGACCATTCTAAAGTTTACATAGCCGTTGTTGTCCAGGAAATGGTGGATGCTGAAAAAGCAGGTGTAATGTTTACAGTTCACCCCTCAACTGGAGAGGAAAAAATTCTCATAGAAGGATCATGGGGATTAGGAGAAGCAGTTGTATCTGGTTCAGTAACTCCTGATACTTACTGGGTAGATAAAGCCACAGGTGAAATACTGGATATGACTATCAGTGAAAAGAATGTAATGTTCGTCAAAGATCCAGAACAAGGAAAAACCATTAAAACTGAAGTTCCTGAAGATCTTAAAAATAAAAGAGTTCTCAGTGGTGATGAATTAAAATCCCTTATAAAATTAGGCAAAAGGATTCAAAATCACTATGACTTCCCTCAAGACACTGAATGGGCTATTGTAAACAACGAAGTATTCATGCTACAATCCCGACCAGTCACCACATTAGGCAATAATAATGGTGGGTCTGAAGTGGCCGAAGAAGGTGAAAGAAAGGTTATAACTAAAGGGTTAGGTGCCAGTCCGGGAATGGCTTCTGGTGCTGTTAAAATCGTTAATGAAATCGATGAATTGGATAAAATCAAGGAAGGAGACGTTTTAGTAACTATAATGACTACTCCTGATATGGTTCCTGCTATGAAAAGGGCCAGTGGTATCATCACCGATGAGGGCGGAGTAACCTGCCACGCAGCAATCGTATCCCGTGAGCTGGGAATACCTTGTGTTGTGGGAACCTCTGATGCATCGCGGATTCTGGATGAAAACCAGATAGTTACCTTGGATGGTAACAAGGGAATGGTTTATGAAGGAAAACTCGCAATTGAAGATAAAAAAGCAGAAGCAGTTGAAAACGTAGCATCCCAAGCACCAATACTCACAGTAACCGAAGTAAAAGTTAATGTCAGCATGTCTGAAGCTGCACAAAAGGCAGCTGCCACGGGAGCAGATGGTGTGGGATTACTGCGGACGGAACACATGATGTTAACTTCTGGTGTGCACCCTAAAAAATTCATAACTGACAATAGGGAAGATGAATTGGTTAAAATATTGGTGGAAAATATTTTAAAAGTAGTGGATGCTTTCTATCCTCGACCAGTATGGTATCGTACATTAGATGCCCCTACTGATGAATTCAAGACATTAGATGGTGGTCATGATGAACCTTACGAACACAACCCTATGCTGGGCTGGAGAGGTATCAGAAGAGAACTTGACGAGCCAGAAATCTTAAAAGCAGAGTATAAAGCAATTAAAAAACTCCATGATCAGGGTTATACCAATGTGGGTATTATGATCCCCCTAGTACAGCACCCTGATGAGCTGAAAAAAGCCAAACAAATAGCTGAAGAAGTGGGACTCAGACCACAAAAAGATATTGAGTTTGGTATAATGGTAGAAACTCCGGCAGCGGCTTTAATAATCGAAGACTTCATTGATGTAGGTATAGACTTTGTAAGTTTCGGAACCAATGATTTAACTCAGTACACATTGGCTATTGATCGAAACAATGAACATGTAGCGGGGATGTATACTGAAGGCCACCCTGCAGTCTTAAAACTTATTGAAAGAGTTATCTTAAAATGTAATGAAGCAGGAGTTAAAACCAGTATCTGTGGCCAGGCAGGAAGCATACCTAAAATTGTAGAAAAACTGGTGGAACTTGGAATCAGTAGTGTATCTGCTAACACCGATGCAGTGGCCGAGGTAAGAAAAACTGTAGCGCGCGGGGAACAGAAATTACTGTTAAGGGCCGCTAGAAAACTGGTTAATGAATAA
- the rplJ gene encoding 50S ribosomal protein L16, producing MVRAYTRREYIRKIPGSRIVQYDMGNLSAEFPISVSLAVKNHAQIKHNALEAARIASNRFMQRKAGRMGYHLKIRVYPHHIVRENPMATGAGADRVQDGMRKAFGKAVSSVALVKPGQKILTVETNKKNFQDSKEALRRAAMKFPVPCRIVVDKGEELIK from the coding sequence ATGGTTCGAGCGTACACAAGAAGAGAGTACATTAGAAAAATCCCCGGTTCAAGGATTGTTCAATATGATATGGGTAACTTATCAGCAGAATTCCCTATATCTGTAAGTTTAGCAGTAAAAAATCACGCCCAGATTAAGCACAATGCATTGGAAGCTGCAAGGATTGCTTCTAACAGATTCATGCAGAGAAAAGCTGGTAGGATGGGTTATCATTTAAAAATAAGGGTTTACCCACACCACATAGTCCGAGAAAATCCAATGGCAACTGGAGCGGGTGCTGACCGGGTACAAGATGGTATGAGGAAGGCTTTTGGTAAAGCAGTAAGTTCTGTTGCATTAGTAAAACCAGGCCAAAAAATACTAACTGTTGAAACCAATAAGAAAAACTTCCAGGACTCTAAAGAAGCCCTAAGAAGAGCTGCTATGAAATTCCCTGTCCCTTGTAGGATTGTTGTTGACAAGGGAGAAGAATTAATAAAATAA
- a CDS encoding AAA family ATPase produces the protein MKIAVTGKGGVGKTTLSSTLSCIFSETYKVFAIDADPDMNLASSLGIHDQITPISKMRDLIKDRTGAEPGSSFGEVFKINPKISDLPETLSIDYGPDKNLKLLVMGTVDKGGEGCVCPASVLLKAILRHMIVKKDEIVILDMEAGIEHLGRKTAESVDMMIVVVEPGLKSLETAQRIKNLAKDIGIENILAVINKVSNREEEDFVENKLKELGVGILGSIPRDSTVVKADMEGKPLKSYGDSAALKSIEKIADNILQVS, from the coding sequence ATGAAAATTGCTGTAACCGGGAAAGGAGGGGTCGGTAAAACAACCCTTTCAAGTACTTTATCTTGTATATTCTCCGAGACTTATAAAGTATTCGCCATAGATGCAGATCCAGATATGAACCTGGCATCCAGCCTGGGAATTCATGATCAGATAACTCCTATTTCAAAAATGAGGGATTTAATAAAGGATCGTACTGGGGCAGAGCCAGGATCATCTTTTGGTGAAGTTTTTAAAATAAATCCCAAAATAAGTGACCTGCCTGAAACACTATCAATTGATTACGGGCCAGATAAAAATTTAAAACTCTTGGTAATGGGTACCGTGGATAAAGGAGGAGAAGGATGTGTTTGTCCAGCTTCAGTCCTTTTAAAAGCTATTTTAAGGCACATGATTGTTAAAAAGGATGAAATAGTGATTTTAGATATGGAAGCAGGAATTGAACACTTAGGGCGTAAAACGGCAGAATCTGTAGATATGATGATTGTAGTAGTTGAACCTGGTTTAAAATCATTGGAAACCGCCCAGAGAATCAAAAACTTAGCTAAAGACATTGGAATAGAAAATATTCTGGCCGTGATTAATAAAGTATCCAACCGCGAAGAAGAGGATTTTGTGGAAAATAAACTAAAAGAACTTGGTGTCGGAATTTTAGGAAGCATACCCCGTGATTCAACTGTTGTTAAAGCTGATATGGAAGGTAAACCTCTTAAAAGTTATGGGGATTCCGCTGCATTAAAATCCATAGAAAAAATCGCAGATAATATACTCCAGGTATCTTAA
- a CDS encoding KEOPS complex subunit Pcc1, which yields MHIKTRITLEYHDKNQAKIASESLNPDNMGFVKTKLEDNKLICKIQGESLRTILATADDLLFSEITVENIEKLSRSQLKKPPSSK from the coding sequence ATGCATATTAAAACTAGAATCACTCTGGAATACCATGATAAAAATCAGGCCAAAATTGCTTCTGAATCTTTAAATCCAGATAACATGGGTTTTGTGAAGACCAAACTAGAAGACAATAAATTAATTTGCAAAATTCAAGGCGAATCACTCCGGACTATTTTGGCAACTGCTGATGATTTACTATTTTCAGAAATTACCGTGGAAAATATAGAAAAATTGTCGCGAAGTCAGCTCAAAAAGCCCCCGTCGAGTAAATAA
- the serS gene encoding serine--tRNA ligase: MKFTLKGRIIFSKEAPEALDDIKSFIENANNELLVKGVPEDQKDEASKITNWELEGNELKLTITSGRRARAHDALLRMKKPLSEALGRKYHLGVRKILVDFYEIDIPTFSKLELGEMPFVSEIDSREDGITIKFHDLEEADLRKHVVDRVVKQVNTAVEMAVDKIDAETPTDILTRQVTKVEPGTIIAQGQKQEIFFEGDPTEEAAKLGWVKKFPGKGQWFYGPQIINLQRVIESIFIEELVNKLGFMECMWPKLIPLPVMNKMRYLEGLPEGMYYCSAPKRDPEVFEKFKQELVIKKDVPIDRLKEGLKDPSYVLAPAQCEPFYEFFSHEVVDEKELPIKFFDRSGWTYRWEAGGAKGLDRVHEFQRVELVWLGEPDDVEKIRDATVEISQKLADAMELEWYTEVGDDPFYLEGRKIEDRGIEFPDIPKYEMRLVIPNQEKGVAVVSGNVHGTHFTEGFSIKEAHKHTIWTGCTGIGVSRWIIGFLAQKGFNQDKWPDIIKERIESLNVPQVLTWP, encoded by the coding sequence ATGAAATTCACATTAAAAGGACGAATAATATTCAGTAAAGAAGCTCCAGAAGCTCTTGACGATATAAAAAGTTTTATTGAAAATGCTAACAATGAATTATTAGTTAAGGGAGTTCCAGAAGACCAGAAAGATGAAGCTTCCAAAATTACCAATTGGGAATTAGAAGGAAACGAATTAAAACTCACTATCACATCTGGAAGACGAGCAAGAGCTCATGATGCGCTTTTAAGAATGAAAAAACCATTAAGTGAGGCACTAGGCCGCAAATACCACTTGGGGGTGAGGAAGATTCTTGTGGATTTCTACGAGATAGACATCCCCACATTCAGCAAGTTGGAACTGGGTGAAATGCCATTTGTAAGTGAAATAGATTCCAGAGAAGACGGTATAACCATTAAATTCCATGATCTGGAGGAAGCAGACCTTAGAAAACACGTGGTGGATCGAGTAGTTAAACAAGTTAACACCGCAGTGGAGATGGCTGTGGATAAAATAGATGCTGAAACTCCAACTGATATTTTAACCAGACAGGTCACTAAGGTAGAACCCGGGACCATCATAGCCCAGGGACAAAAACAGGAAATTTTCTTTGAAGGCGATCCCACAGAGGAAGCAGCCAAACTGGGATGGGTTAAAAAGTTCCCAGGCAAAGGTCAGTGGTTCTATGGTCCTCAAATCATCAATTTACAAAGAGTCATCGAATCCATATTCATTGAAGAATTGGTCAATAAATTGGGTTTTATGGAGTGCATGTGGCCAAAACTTATTCCACTACCTGTTATGAACAAGATGAGATACCTTGAAGGATTACCTGAGGGCATGTATTATTGTTCCGCCCCTAAAAGAGACCCAGAAGTATTTGAAAAATTCAAACAGGAACTGGTAATTAAAAAAGATGTCCCTATCGATCGTTTAAAAGAAGGTCTAAAAGACCCTTCCTATGTACTTGCCCCCGCACAGTGCGAACCATTCTATGAATTCTTCTCCCATGAAGTAGTGGATGAAAAGGAACTTCCTATAAAATTCTTTGACCGTAGTGGATGGACCTACCGCTGGGAAGCAGGAGGCGCAAAAGGGTTAGATAGAGTCCATGAATTCCAACGTGTGGAACTGGTCTGGTTAGGCGAACCAGACGATGTGGAAAAAATAAGGGACGCTACAGTAGAAATATCCCAGAAACTGGCTGATGCTATGGAATTGGAATGGTACACTGAAGTAGGGGATGATCCGTTTTACCTGGAAGGTCGTAAAATAGAAGACCGCGGAATCGAGTTTCCAGATATTCCTAAATACGAAATGAGGCTGGTAATTCCAAATCAGGAAAAAGGTGTGGCGGTAGTGTCTGGAAATGTGCACGGTACTCACTTTACTGAAGGATTTTCCATTAAGGAAGCCCATAAACATACTATATGGACTGGATGTACAGGTATAGGTGTCTCCAGATGGATAATTGGTTTTCTGGCTCAAAAAGGGTTTAATCAGGACAAGTGGCCAGACATAATTAAAGAACGAATAGAATCATTGAATGTGCCCCAGGTATTGACCTGGCCATAA
- a CDS encoding DUF2085 domain-containing protein, translating into MPKKDSFFYFPLCHQLPERTIYFKNKPLPFCARCTGVLIGVFSLPIFHIGLIQPNLLNIVVLSTPSIIDATTQFMEWRDSDNELRIVTGFLLGMGVAGFIVFITRMLVSYLI; encoded by the coding sequence TTGCCCAAAAAAGATTCCTTTTTTTATTTTCCTTTATGTCACCAATTACCAGAGAGAACTATTTATTTTAAAAATAAGCCATTGCCCTTTTGTGCAAGGTGTACTGGTGTTTTAATTGGTGTTTTCAGCCTGCCGATTTTTCACATAGGTTTAATTCAGCCCAACTTACTAAATATCGTAGTATTATCTACTCCATCCATCATAGATGCCACAACCCAGTTTATGGAATGGAGAGACAGTGATAATGAGCTGCGTATTGTTACAGGCTTTCTTTTAGGGATGGGTGTTGCGGGTTTTATAGTTTTTATAACTCGAATGTTGGTTAGTTATTTAATATAA
- a CDS encoding peptidylprolyl isomerase: MAVKEGDFIKLEFTGRTKETGEVFDTTIEEVAEEAGIKVEKKTYGPIPVIIGGGHLLKGLDEAVVGMEEGEKKTVELSPEEAFGERDSKLIQLIPMKEFKKQGIKPYVGMPLTVENHNGRIQSVTGGRVRVDFNHELAGKTLEYEVELKEVTIDDLEKIKSMIKLHYPNPNLDLEKTEITIEDGKVVIVMDELARFDNQPYMDVTFARFRIARDIWENMENVEKVEFADIFEKKEEEAALADEIAEEVLPESLEEEKEE, translated from the coding sequence ATGGCAGTGAAAGAAGGAGATTTCATAAAATTAGAATTTACAGGACGAACCAAAGAGACCGGTGAGGTCTTTGACACTACTATTGAAGAAGTTGCTGAAGAAGCAGGAATCAAAGTAGAAAAGAAAACTTACGGTCCAATACCAGTTATTATTGGCGGAGGACACTTACTCAAAGGTTTAGACGAAGCAGTAGTGGGTATGGAAGAAGGTGAAAAGAAAACCGTAGAACTCTCACCAGAAGAAGCATTTGGGGAAAGAGATTCTAAATTAATCCAACTCATACCTATGAAAGAATTCAAAAAACAAGGCATCAAACCATACGTAGGTATGCCTTTAACAGTGGAAAACCACAACGGCCGAATCCAGAGCGTAACTGGTGGCCGAGTCAGAGTAGATTTCAACCACGAATTAGCTGGTAAAACTTTAGAATACGAAGTTGAACTGAAAGAAGTAACCATTGATGATCTAGAGAAGATCAAAAGCATGATCAAACTCCACTACCCTAACCCTAATCTTGATTTAGAAAAGACTGAAATCACCATTGAAGATGGTAAAGTAGTCATAGTCATGGATGAACTGGCACGATTTGACAACCAACCTTATATGGATGTCACTTTTGCCCGGTTCAGAATCGCCCGGGACATCTGGGAGAACATGGAAAACGTGGAAAAAGTAGAGTTTGCAGATATATTTGAGAAGAAAGAGGAAGAAGCTGCTCTTGCAGATGAAATAGCTGAAGAAGTTCTTCCAGAATCTTTAGAAGAAGAAAAAGAAGAATAA